A single Falco naumanni isolate bFalNau1 chromosome 20, bFalNau1.pat, whole genome shotgun sequence DNA region contains:
- the LOC121099551 gene encoding methanethiol oxidase-like isoform X1: MAKCGACGPGYATPLDAMKGPREEIVYLPCIYRNTGIEKPDYLATVDVDPKSPHYCQVIHRLPMPNLKDELHHSGWNACSSCFGDATKKRNCLILPSLISSRIYVVDVGTDSRAPRIRKIVEPVELFWKCNVANPHTSHCLGSGDILISCLGDPAGNGKGGFILLDGETFEVKGNWENGEKVPPLGYDFWYQPRHNVMMSTEWGTPKALADGFNPADIERGHYGCHINVWDWSTRTYIQAIDLGKGSIPLEIRFLHNPAAAEGFVGCALSSAVHRFYKTEKGDWAAEKVIEVPSKKVQGWLLPDMPGLITDILISLDDRFLYFNNWLHGDIRQYDISDTRKPRLVGQVFLGGSITKGGPVTVVEDKELQSQPEPLVIKGKKIPGGPQMIQLSLDGKRLYVTSSLYSGWDKQFYPDLIKEGSVMLQIDVDTEKGGLKVNKNFLVDFGKEPDGPVLAHEIRYPGGDSTSDIWI, encoded by the exons ATGG CAAAATGCGGAGCATGTGGTCCAGGATATGCAACTCCTCTGGATGCCATGAAAG GTCCCCGGGAGGAGATTGTGTATCTGCCCTGTATCTACAGAAACACTGGGATAGAGAAGCCTGACTACCTGGCCACTGTGGACGTTGACCCCAAATCTCCGCACTATTGTCAG GTGATCCATCGCCTGCCCATGCCGAATCTTAAGGATGAGCTCCATCATTCAGGGTGGaatgcctgcagcagctgctttggggatgccacaaagaaaagaaattgcctGATTCTACCAAGTCTGATCTCTTCTCGAATTTATGTGGTGGATGTGGGAACAGACTCGCGAGCTCCTAGAATTCGTAAG ATTGTTGAGCCAGTGGAGTTATTCTGGAAGTGTAACGTGGCTAATCCTCACACCTCTCACTGTCTGGGCAGCGGTGACATCTTAATCAGCTGTTTGGGAGACCCTGCTGGCAATGGAAAAG GTGGCTTTATTTTGCTGGACGGAGAGACCTTTGAAGTGAAAGGAAATTGGGAGAACGGGGAAAAGGTACCCCCCCTGGGTTATGACTTCTGGTATCAGCCGCGACATAATGTCATGATGAGCACGGAATGGGGAACCCCAAAAGCCTTGGCAGATGGGTTTAACCCAGCTGATATAGAGAGAG GGCATTATGGCTGCCACATTAATGTGTGGGACTGGAGCACTCGCACCTACATTCAGGCAATCGACTTAGGGAAAGGCTCCATACCTTTGGAAATTCGATTCCTCCACaatccagctgctgcagaagggtTTGTTGGATGTGCTCTGAGTAGTGCAGTGCATCGGTTCTACAAGACAGAG AAAGGAGACTGGGCAGCAGAGAAGGTGATTGAAGTACCCAGCAAGAAGGTGCAAGGATGGCTTCTCCCTGACATGCCTG GTCTTATTACAGACATCCTCATCTCGCTGGACGACAGGTTCCTGTACTTCAACAACTGGCTGCACGGAGACATCCGCCAGTACGACATCTCCGACACCCGCAAGCccaggctggtggggcag GTGTTTCTGGGAGGCAGCATCACAAAAGGTGGACCTGTAACTGTTGTGGAAGACAAGGAATTGCAGTCTCAGCCAGAGCCACTTGTGATAAAA GGGAAGAAGATACCAGGTGGACCTCAGATGATTCAGCTTAGTTTGGATGGGAAGAGATTATATGTCACCAGCTCTCTCTACAGTGGATGGGACAAGCAGTTCTACCCAGATCTTATCAA GGAAGGCTCTGTTATGCTGCAGATTGATGTGGATACTGAAAAAGGTGGATTGAAAGTGAATAAAAACTTCCTAGTGGATTTTGGGAAGGAACCTGATGGGCCTGTCCTAGCTCATGAGATTCGTTACCCTGGTGGAGACAGTACTTCTGATATCTGGATATAA
- the LOC121099551 gene encoding methanethiol oxidase-like isoform X2 yields MAKCGACGPGYATPLDAMKGPREEIVYLPCIYRNTGIEKPDYLATVDVDPKSPHYCQVIHRLPMPNLKDELHHSGWNACSSCFGDATKKRNCLILPSLISSRIYVVDVGTDSRAPRIRKIVEPVELFWKCNVANPHTSHCLGSGDILISCLGDPAGNGKGGFILLDGETFEVKGNWENGEKVPPLGYDFWYQPRHNVMMSTEWGTPKALADGFNPADIERGHYGCHINVWDWSTRTYIQAIDLGKGSIPLEIRFLHNPAAAEGFVGCALSSAVHRFYKTEKGDWAAEKVIEVPSKKVQGWLLPDMPDILISLDDRFLYFNNWLHGDIRQYDISDTRKPRLVGQVFLGGSITKGGPVTVVEDKELQSQPEPLVIKGKKIPGGPQMIQLSLDGKRLYVTSSLYSGWDKQFYPDLIKEGSVMLQIDVDTEKGGLKVNKNFLVDFGKEPDGPVLAHEIRYPGGDSTSDIWI; encoded by the exons ATGG CAAAATGCGGAGCATGTGGTCCAGGATATGCAACTCCTCTGGATGCCATGAAAG GTCCCCGGGAGGAGATTGTGTATCTGCCCTGTATCTACAGAAACACTGGGATAGAGAAGCCTGACTACCTGGCCACTGTGGACGTTGACCCCAAATCTCCGCACTATTGTCAG GTGATCCATCGCCTGCCCATGCCGAATCTTAAGGATGAGCTCCATCATTCAGGGTGGaatgcctgcagcagctgctttggggatgccacaaagaaaagaaattgcctGATTCTACCAAGTCTGATCTCTTCTCGAATTTATGTGGTGGATGTGGGAACAGACTCGCGAGCTCCTAGAATTCGTAAG ATTGTTGAGCCAGTGGAGTTATTCTGGAAGTGTAACGTGGCTAATCCTCACACCTCTCACTGTCTGGGCAGCGGTGACATCTTAATCAGCTGTTTGGGAGACCCTGCTGGCAATGGAAAAG GTGGCTTTATTTTGCTGGACGGAGAGACCTTTGAAGTGAAAGGAAATTGGGAGAACGGGGAAAAGGTACCCCCCCTGGGTTATGACTTCTGGTATCAGCCGCGACATAATGTCATGATGAGCACGGAATGGGGAACCCCAAAAGCCTTGGCAGATGGGTTTAACCCAGCTGATATAGAGAGAG GGCATTATGGCTGCCACATTAATGTGTGGGACTGGAGCACTCGCACCTACATTCAGGCAATCGACTTAGGGAAAGGCTCCATACCTTTGGAAATTCGATTCCTCCACaatccagctgctgcagaagggtTTGTTGGATGTGCTCTGAGTAGTGCAGTGCATCGGTTCTACAAGACAGAG AAAGGAGACTGGGCAGCAGAGAAGGTGATTGAAGTACCCAGCAAGAAGGTGCAAGGATGGCTTCTCCCTGACATGCCTG ACATCCTCATCTCGCTGGACGACAGGTTCCTGTACTTCAACAACTGGCTGCACGGAGACATCCGCCAGTACGACATCTCCGACACCCGCAAGCccaggctggtggggcag GTGTTTCTGGGAGGCAGCATCACAAAAGGTGGACCTGTAACTGTTGTGGAAGACAAGGAATTGCAGTCTCAGCCAGAGCCACTTGTGATAAAA GGGAAGAAGATACCAGGTGGACCTCAGATGATTCAGCTTAGTTTGGATGGGAAGAGATTATATGTCACCAGCTCTCTCTACAGTGGATGGGACAAGCAGTTCTACCCAGATCTTATCAA GGAAGGCTCTGTTATGCTGCAGATTGATGTGGATACTGAAAAAGGTGGATTGAAAGTGAATAAAAACTTCCTAGTGGATTTTGGGAAGGAACCTGATGGGCCTGTCCTAGCTCATGAGATTCGTTACCCTGGTGGAGACAGTACTTCTGATATCTGGATATAA
- the LOC121099551 gene encoding methanethiol oxidase-like isoform X3 yields MKGPREEIVYLPCIYRNTGIEKPDYLATVDVDPKSPHYCQVIHRLPMPNLKDELHHSGWNACSSCFGDATKKRNCLILPSLISSRIYVVDVGTDSRAPRIRKIVEPVELFWKCNVANPHTSHCLGSGDILISCLGDPAGNGKGGFILLDGETFEVKGNWENGEKVPPLGYDFWYQPRHNVMMSTEWGTPKALADGFNPADIERGHYGCHINVWDWSTRTYIQAIDLGKGSIPLEIRFLHNPAAAEGFVGCALSSAVHRFYKTEKGDWAAEKVIEVPSKKVQGWLLPDMPGLITDILISLDDRFLYFNNWLHGDIRQYDISDTRKPRLVGQVFLGGSITKGGPVTVVEDKELQSQPEPLVIKGKKIPGGPQMIQLSLDGKRLYVTSSLYSGWDKQFYPDLIKEGSVMLQIDVDTEKGGLKVNKNFLVDFGKEPDGPVLAHEIRYPGGDSTSDIWI; encoded by the exons ATGAAAG GTCCCCGGGAGGAGATTGTGTATCTGCCCTGTATCTACAGAAACACTGGGATAGAGAAGCCTGACTACCTGGCCACTGTGGACGTTGACCCCAAATCTCCGCACTATTGTCAG GTGATCCATCGCCTGCCCATGCCGAATCTTAAGGATGAGCTCCATCATTCAGGGTGGaatgcctgcagcagctgctttggggatgccacaaagaaaagaaattgcctGATTCTACCAAGTCTGATCTCTTCTCGAATTTATGTGGTGGATGTGGGAACAGACTCGCGAGCTCCTAGAATTCGTAAG ATTGTTGAGCCAGTGGAGTTATTCTGGAAGTGTAACGTGGCTAATCCTCACACCTCTCACTGTCTGGGCAGCGGTGACATCTTAATCAGCTGTTTGGGAGACCCTGCTGGCAATGGAAAAG GTGGCTTTATTTTGCTGGACGGAGAGACCTTTGAAGTGAAAGGAAATTGGGAGAACGGGGAAAAGGTACCCCCCCTGGGTTATGACTTCTGGTATCAGCCGCGACATAATGTCATGATGAGCACGGAATGGGGAACCCCAAAAGCCTTGGCAGATGGGTTTAACCCAGCTGATATAGAGAGAG GGCATTATGGCTGCCACATTAATGTGTGGGACTGGAGCACTCGCACCTACATTCAGGCAATCGACTTAGGGAAAGGCTCCATACCTTTGGAAATTCGATTCCTCCACaatccagctgctgcagaagggtTTGTTGGATGTGCTCTGAGTAGTGCAGTGCATCGGTTCTACAAGACAGAG AAAGGAGACTGGGCAGCAGAGAAGGTGATTGAAGTACCCAGCAAGAAGGTGCAAGGATGGCTTCTCCCTGACATGCCTG GTCTTATTACAGACATCCTCATCTCGCTGGACGACAGGTTCCTGTACTTCAACAACTGGCTGCACGGAGACATCCGCCAGTACGACATCTCCGACACCCGCAAGCccaggctggtggggcag GTGTTTCTGGGAGGCAGCATCACAAAAGGTGGACCTGTAACTGTTGTGGAAGACAAGGAATTGCAGTCTCAGCCAGAGCCACTTGTGATAAAA GGGAAGAAGATACCAGGTGGACCTCAGATGATTCAGCTTAGTTTGGATGGGAAGAGATTATATGTCACCAGCTCTCTCTACAGTGGATGGGACAAGCAGTTCTACCCAGATCTTATCAA GGAAGGCTCTGTTATGCTGCAGATTGATGTGGATACTGAAAAAGGTGGATTGAAAGTGAATAAAAACTTCCTAGTGGATTTTGGGAAGGAACCTGATGGGCCTGTCCTAGCTCATGAGATTCGTTACCCTGGTGGAGACAGTACTTCTGATATCTGGATATAA